The Sulfurospirillum oryzae genome includes a region encoding these proteins:
- a CDS encoding uracil-xanthine permease family protein: protein MLHKTDYNFRLKDSIIGLQFLFVAFGALVLVPILTGLDPNVALFTAGLGTLLFQLTTREQIPPIFLASSFSFIAPIIYGLKTWGLAGTLCGLAAAGLFYFFLSVVVRLKGSDFLHKLFPAVVVGPVIMTIGLILSPVAVNMAMGKTGDGAIVLVPLHQAMMVSMSALIVTLLVALLGKGVLRLLPILCGIIAGYTVSLVLGIVSFDSVAKAAWFAMPNFVFPEWNLEAIIYILPIAIAPAVEHVGGILTISNVTKTDYLKKPGLKTTLLGDAIATTAASMLGGPPNTTYSEVTGAVTITKAYNPAIMTWAAIFAIVLAFVGKLGGLLATIPVPVMGGILLLLFGIIASIGLGTMVRERVDMNDPRNMIIVSMILVLAIGGMVVDMGGVAFSGIGLGAIVGIVLNLVLPKGHHISE from the coding sequence ATGTTACATAAAACAGACTACAACTTTAGGCTGAAGGACAGCATTATTGGGTTGCAGTTCTTATTTGTTGCTTTTGGAGCATTGGTTTTAGTACCAATTCTTACAGGGCTTGACCCCAATGTTGCGCTTTTCACAGCGGGACTTGGCACACTTCTGTTTCAGCTTACCACGCGTGAGCAGATTCCTCCGATTTTCTTGGCGTCTTCGTTTTCATTTATTGCGCCGATTATTTACGGGCTTAAAACATGGGGCTTGGCGGGCACACTTTGCGGTCTTGCCGCAGCGGGATTATTCTACTTTTTTCTCAGCGTTGTTGTGCGCCTTAAAGGTTCGGACTTTTTACACAAACTCTTTCCTGCGGTGGTTGTAGGTCCTGTTATTATGACAATTGGTCTTATTCTTTCTCCCGTTGCTGTCAATATGGCGATGGGTAAAACAGGCGATGGAGCGATTGTTTTAGTACCACTTCATCAAGCGATGATGGTCTCTATGTCGGCACTTATCGTCACGCTTTTGGTAGCACTTTTGGGTAAAGGTGTGCTTCGATTATTGCCGATTTTATGTGGCATTATCGCTGGGTACACTGTCTCTTTAGTGTTAGGGATCGTTAGTTTTGACTCGGTAGCAAAAGCAGCATGGTTTGCAATGCCAAATTTTGTTTTCCCTGAGTGGAATTTGGAAGCGATTATCTACATTTTGCCGATAGCGATAGCCCCTGCGGTTGAGCATGTGGGTGGTATTTTAACCATCAGCAATGTGACAAAGACGGATTATTTGAAAAAGCCAGGTTTAAAAACCACACTTTTAGGCGATGCGATTGCAACAACGGCAGCATCGATGCTTGGCGGGCCTCCAAATACAACGTATTCAGAAGTGACAGGTGCTGTGACGATTACCAAAGCGTACAATCCTGCCATTATGACATGGGCGGCAATTTTTGCGATTGTCTTAGCGTTTGTTGGTAAACTTGGCGGTCTGCTTGCAACCATTCCTGTTCCTGTTATGGGCGGTATTTTACTGCTTCTTTTTGGCATTATCGCTTCGATTGGTTTAGGAACGATGGTAAGAGAGCGAGTCGATATGAACGATCCTCGCAATATGATCATCGTCTCCATGATTTTGGTTTTAGCCATTGGCGGTATGGTGGTTGATATGGGTGGCGTTGCGTTTAGTGGTATTGGTTTAGGTGCCATTGTGGGTATTGTGCTCAATCTTGTCTTGCCAAAAGGGCATCATATTAGTGAGTAG
- a CDS encoding metallophosphoesterase, giving the protein MFRLSFAFAAIAVLSLINFYSYKRFLKRLDLLFKIQVVVKWVMIAITLCEILYFFVLRLDNLDPLLYALFSAMIGVSFMLFCVAIIYDLMHIPYAKIPHDYSRRLFVKMVFDVTMLILALSYITKGFLNGMKAPIIKELDVYIAGLHEELTIVQITDLHIGKTLGKSFVDDVVKQINALDADIVVITGDLVDMPVEQIGDKLDALRDIQSRLGVYFVPGNHEYFYGVHKIMEFVEFLGVNVLSNRSIVINNTLNLAGVSDMMGKRFDFLPPDLKNALNHVNPKLPTILLSHQPKIVTEMKDEKIDLILSGHTHGGQIFPFGLLVLLDQPYLSGLYQHSAQTQVFVSNGAGYWGPSVRIMAPSEIVKINLKTKVNV; this is encoded by the coding sequence ATGTTTCGCCTCTCCTTTGCATTTGCCGCGATAGCGGTATTATCGCTTATTAATTTTTACAGCTATAAGCGTTTTTTAAAGCGCTTAGATCTGCTCTTCAAGATTCAAGTCGTAGTGAAATGGGTGATGATTGCCATCACCCTTTGTGAGATTTTATACTTTTTTGTTCTTCGTTTAGACAATCTTGATCCGCTTCTTTATGCCCTTTTTTCCGCAATGATTGGCGTTTCCTTTATGCTTTTCTGTGTCGCGATCATTTATGATTTAATGCATATCCCTTATGCGAAAATCCCGCACGACTACTCAAGACGTCTGTTTGTGAAAATGGTTTTTGATGTAACCATGCTTATTTTAGCGCTCTCTTACATCACCAAAGGCTTTTTAAATGGCATGAAAGCGCCGATAATTAAAGAGCTAGATGTGTATATCGCAGGGTTACACGAAGAGCTAACCATCGTGCAGATTACGGACTTGCACATTGGAAAAACACTTGGAAAATCGTTTGTGGATGATGTCGTAAAGCAAATCAATGCCCTTGATGCGGACATCGTTGTGATTACCGGCGACTTGGTCGATATGCCCGTAGAGCAAATCGGCGATAAACTGGATGCTTTGCGCGATATACAGAGCCGTTTAGGTGTCTACTTTGTACCTGGCAACCATGAGTATTTTTACGGAGTACATAAGATCATGGAGTTTGTTGAATTCCTTGGCGTGAATGTTCTCTCAAACCGCTCTATAGTCATTAACAATACGCTTAATCTTGCGGGTGTCTCTGATATGATGGGTAAGCGTTTTGATTTTCTGCCGCCTGATTTGAAAAATGCGCTTAACCATGTAAACCCAAAACTGCCGACCATTTTACTCTCGCATCAGCCTAAAATCGTTACGGAAATGAAAGATGAAAAAATCGATCTCATATTAAGCGGTCACACGCATGGTGGACAGATTTTTCCTTTTGGGCTTTTAGTGTTACTTGATCAGCCCTATCTTAGCGGGCTGTACCAGCACTCAGCACAAACTCAAGTCTTTGTCAGCAATGGGGCAGGCTATTGGGGACCGTCCGTGCGCATTATGGCACCAAGCGAAATCGTGAAAATCAATCTTAAAA